The Spirochaetota bacterium genome has a segment encoding these proteins:
- a CDS encoding glutamate synthase, with amino-acid sequence MKNNLIEHIIDSRKRLVAEFGLPAKAGKCEEEGGCGVVGFCCSEPVPGKHIHEPSKQMHNRGNGKGGGIAAVGFVPEELGVTREILDDCYMVHVAYLDPASQPEVEKQFIDPFFDIAHRAMLDTVDDWKKVPGLEVRPPDVCRYFVRVKPAVLDSFINENKLLDLDRREGEEEFLNQNSFRLNQTFYASLGDKQAFVLSNGRNMMILKVVGYAEAVTQYYMIEDLRAHVWIAHQRFPTKGRVWHPAGAHPFTGVNVALVHNGDFANYHSVSEHLLQRNIRPQFLTDTEVSVLLFDLLNRTYRYPLEYIIEAMAPTTELDFDRLPEDKQGVYRAIQATHIHGSPDGPWFFIIARNDAVRKQFQLLGITDTAMLRPQVFAFCDGEVQVGLIGSEKQAIDATLLSLSNDDPRICPVADRYWNARGGSHTDGGAFIFNIAKNSEGRLRLSCTDKFGKPVAMPRDTEPCDFTSEAYLSHAMAASVESDIRRLMENGGYDLFSYVRDGIPGWTYDDLRAVLRMITGGIKDTATAEIAIRALTLLNDRRYPTGGKKRSHILHIVRSELTGIFKGFPRLDDGGAAAEIGYRLIDLDTRHTLRAPARHETVLAINASGFPPEGEGSDASLLMDAYMKGWRRFISFGCIGQRYIGNGLGPGTEDVTIDVYDSSGDYLASGIDGMTISVHNNAQDQLGQIIKSGKLVIYGDTGQTFLYGAKGGSIYVMGNAAGRPLINSVGCPRVVINGTCLDFLGESFMAGDPHNEGGFVILNGVTFDDDGRVVEMEEPYPGSNIFSLASGGAIYVRDPRKTLVDQQLNGGVIEALEEKDWKLILPYLEENERLFNIPIDVLLAVNDKMRSPLQVFRKVVPQGAARTAGDRPVPVIDDEFIEEDVVFENEPVSCDIGTET; translated from the coding sequence GTGAAGAACAACCTGATAGAACACATCATCGATTCCAGGAAAAGGCTCGTCGCGGAATTCGGGTTGCCGGCGAAGGCCGGGAAATGCGAAGAGGAGGGTGGCTGCGGCGTCGTCGGTTTCTGCTGCTCCGAGCCTGTCCCGGGCAAGCACATTCACGAGCCCTCCAAGCAGATGCACAACCGCGGCAACGGCAAGGGCGGCGGCATAGCGGCGGTGGGATTCGTGCCGGAAGAGCTCGGCGTGACCAGGGAAATCCTCGACGACTGCTACATGGTCCACGTGGCCTATCTGGACCCGGCGTCGCAGCCCGAGGTGGAAAAACAATTCATCGATCCTTTCTTTGACATAGCCCACAGGGCGATGCTCGATACGGTCGATGACTGGAAAAAGGTCCCCGGCCTGGAAGTGAGGCCGCCGGACGTGTGCCGCTATTTCGTGCGTGTCAAACCGGCGGTGCTTGATTCTTTTATTAATGAAAATAAACTCCTCGATCTGGACCGCCGCGAAGGGGAAGAGGAATTCCTGAACCAGAACAGCTTCAGGCTCAACCAGACCTTTTACGCCTCCCTGGGGGACAAGCAGGCCTTCGTCCTATCCAACGGCAGGAACATGATGATCCTGAAGGTTGTCGGATACGCTGAGGCGGTGACCCAGTATTACATGATCGAGGACCTCCGCGCCCATGTCTGGATCGCCCACCAGCGCTTCCCTACCAAGGGCCGCGTCTGGCACCCCGCCGGGGCCCACCCCTTCACGGGAGTGAACGTTGCCCTGGTGCACAACGGGGACTTCGCCAATTACCATTCCGTTTCCGAGCACCTGCTGCAGAGGAACATCCGTCCCCAGTTCCTCACCGACACCGAGGTATCGGTCCTGCTCTTCGACCTGCTGAACCGCACCTACCGCTATCCTCTTGAATACATCATCGAGGCCATGGCCCCCACGACGGAGCTCGACTTCGACCGGCTCCCTGAGGATAAACAGGGCGTCTACCGGGCCATTCAGGCCACGCACATACACGGCTCGCCGGACGGGCCCTGGTTCTTCATCATAGCGCGGAACGACGCGGTCCGGAAGCAGTTCCAGCTCCTCGGCATCACCGATACCGCCATGCTTCGCCCCCAGGTGTTCGCCTTCTGCGACGGCGAGGTTCAGGTGGGTCTCATCGGATCGGAAAAGCAGGCCATCGACGCGACGCTCCTCAGCCTTTCCAATGACGATCCCCGGATATGCCCGGTGGCCGACCGCTACTGGAACGCCCGGGGCGGAAGCCACACCGACGGCGGCGCCTTCATATTTAATATCGCGAAAAATTCCGAGGGGAGGCTAAGGCTTTCCTGCACGGATAAGTTCGGGAAGCCCGTTGCCATGCCCAGGGACACTGAACCGTGCGATTTCACCTCCGAGGCCTATCTCAGCCATGCCATGGCCGCGTCCGTGGAAAGCGACATCAGGCGCCTCATGGAGAACGGCGGGTACGATCTCTTCAGCTATGTCCGCGACGGCATTCCCGGTTGGACCTATGACGACCTGCGGGCCGTTCTCAGGATGATCACCGGCGGGATCAAGGACACGGCCACGGCCGAGATCGCGATCAGGGCCCTGACCCTGCTCAATGACCGGCGGTATCCGACGGGCGGGAAAAAGCGGAGCCATATCCTCCACATCGTGCGAAGCGAGCTCACGGGAATCTTCAAGGGATTTCCCCGCCTTGATGACGGCGGCGCCGCAGCTGAAATCGGTTATCGATTGATTGACCTCGACACCCGCCATACCCTGCGGGCCCCGGCGCGCCACGAAACGGTCCTGGCGATCAACGCCTCCGGGTTCCCTCCGGAGGGCGAGGGGAGCGACGCCTCGCTTCTCATGGACGCGTACATGAAGGGGTGGCGGCGCTTCATATCCTTCGGATGCATAGGCCAGCGCTATATCGGGAACGGACTGGGCCCCGGCACGGAGGATGTGACCATTGACGTGTATGACAGCTCCGGCGACTACCTTGCCTCCGGCATCGACGGCATGACCATATCGGTCCACAACAACGCCCAGGACCAGCTGGGACAGATCATAAAAAGCGGAAAGCTCGTCATATACGGCGACACGGGCCAGACATTCCTCTACGGCGCCAAGGGCGGCAGTATCTACGTCATGGGCAACGCCGCCGGCCGGCCCCTCATTAACTCGGTCGGGTGCCCCCGGGTGGTCATCAACGGCACCTGTCTCGATTTCCTGGGCGAATCCTTCATGGCCGGCGACCCGCACAATGAAGGCGGCTTCGTGATCCTGAACGGCGTAACCTTCGACGATGACGGCCGTGTCGTTGAAATGGAAGAGCCCTATCCGGGGAGCAACATCTTTTCCCTGGCCTCTGGCGGAGCGATCTACGTGCGTGATCCGCGGAAGACCCTGGTGGACCAGCAGCTCAACGGCGGCGTGATCGAGGCGCTGGAGGAGAAGGACTGGAAGCTCATCCTTCCTTACCTGGAAGAGAACGAGCGCCTTTTCAATATCCCGATCGATGTTCTCCTTGCCGTGAACGACAAAATGCGGAGTCCCCTCCAGGTGTTCCGCAAGGTCGTGCCGCAGGGAGCCGCCCGCACGGCCGGCGACAGGCCTGTGCCGGTCATAGACGATGAGTTTATCGAGGAGGATGTCGTCTTTGAGAATGAGCCCGTTTCCTGCGATATCGGCACCGAAACCTAG
- a CDS encoding FAD-dependent oxidoreductase encodes MEKDTNKIIGAVLVQGGGIAGVQAALDLANSGFKVHLVEKSAAIGGMMAHLDKTFPTGDCATCIVSPKLVECARNHNIEIHTLCEIEKLEGVPGNFTARIKKSPRYIDEKICNDCGDCTKACPVEVEDRFNRGLGKRKVVQKYSAQAIPNKPAIQKLGHAPCKATCPANINVQGYIQLIRKKEYVKAVNLIRERNPLSAICGRVCPAPCEGECTRSQVDSALAIRQLKRFASDQEMMLVRSGELPLPEQKTPSEKARKVAIIGAGPAGLTCAGDLADRGLAVTIFEARSDAGGMLRWGIPRYRLPQDILDYEIDLIKRKGVTIVAGCSIGKDKTLDELKKGFDAIFISAGAHGGRKLGIEGEEKKGVSGGVDFLRQAGEPGSWPAVEKKVVVIGGGNVAVDVARTAVRLGATQVELVSLERRDQMPAYREEIEATLAEGIVIRNGWGPRRILGGDSVTGIEFKECLRVFDEKGRFSPEYNDKNLTIIDTTQVIVAIGQMTDGEFLKHIGADAERGCFKVDPRTMETSLKGIFAGGDNASGPASVIQAVAAGKRAAESIERYLDGKDMLSDRFESTVRPVPEEMLPSLKHIEKKSRATAVHLPADARIAGFDEVEAAFSVEEALAEAERCLNCAVCSECMECVAACDKKAVVHDMREESFGLEIGSVILAPGFREFDAERKGEFGYNRYSNVLTSVQFERMLSAAGPYGGHVVRRDDGREAKRIAWIQCVGSRDSRCGNEYCSSICCMATTKQALVADEHIDGMEASIFYMDIRAFGKDFDQYYERARARDNIAYIKSIPSRALQVPGTGDIRLRFLNERFRHEERDFDLVVLAVGMDPKTDISEGMARLGIELDQSGFCKTSRYAPMETSRPGVFVAGAFQEPKDIPETVTQASAAASLSMELLAGSRNTLIAKKKYPVEHDTTDEEPRIGVFVCHCGINIASTVDVEKVTNAIAGDPNVVVASHTMYTCSDSSLSEIKKRIAEYRLNRVVVASCTPRTHEPLFRETLREAGLNPYLFELANIRDQCSWVHSSDPDHATLKAIELVRMSIARAGLLKPLTGESIAINQNGLVIGGGLSGMTAALSLAEQGFSVSLVEKSGKLGGQMSLIHSTLDCDNTAEFMNDLIRRVKGHRNIATHLNCEVDSVHGHIGNFTATLTEMKAGNGKGVEVSCGAVIVATGAEPARPLEYLYGESDNILTQLELEQLIHEEHFARNVKNIVMIQCVGSRNRETPYCSRVCCSMAVKNALILKEKNPEVNIYILYRDIRTYGFREKHYQRARKAGIVFLRYSETKQPEVYYEENMLIVSLTSPDLPEPIEIEADKVIQSTGIKASPDNRRLSDMLKLQLNNDGFFLEAHIKLRPVDFATEGVYLCGLAHSPKMIDENISQARAAASRAATVLSKTHLEVGAQVSEVNQDKCISCMTCVHACPYGAPFMNVDGKGEIMAAKCMGCGICASECPARAIQLNHFESRQFNTMLEKLLDNYIADYAAAGKKK; translated from the coding sequence ATGGAAAAAGATACGAACAAGATAATCGGCGCGGTCCTGGTCCAGGGCGGCGGAATCGCGGGAGTCCAGGCTGCCCTTGACCTGGCCAATTCCGGCTTCAAGGTGCACCTGGTGGAAAAATCCGCGGCCATCGGCGGCATGATGGCCCACCTGGACAAGACCTTTCCCACCGGCGACTGTGCGACCTGCATCGTGTCGCCGAAGCTGGTCGAATGCGCGAGAAATCATAATATCGAGATACACACCCTCTGCGAGATCGAAAAGCTCGAGGGCGTGCCGGGCAATTTCACGGCCCGTATCAAAAAGTCGCCCCGCTATATCGATGAAAAGATATGCAACGACTGCGGCGACTGCACCAAGGCCTGTCCGGTGGAGGTGGAGGACCGGTTCAACCGCGGCCTCGGGAAGCGGAAGGTCGTGCAGAAATATTCGGCCCAGGCGATCCCCAACAAGCCCGCGATCCAGAAGCTGGGCCACGCTCCCTGCAAGGCCACCTGCCCCGCGAACATCAACGTACAGGGGTATATCCAGCTGATCAGGAAGAAAGAGTATGTGAAGGCCGTAAACCTCATCAGGGAGCGGAATCCCCTCTCAGCCATATGCGGCCGGGTCTGTCCGGCCCCCTGCGAGGGCGAGTGCACCCGCTCGCAGGTGGATTCGGCCCTGGCCATCAGGCAGCTCAAGCGCTTCGCCTCGGACCAGGAGATGATGCTGGTTCGGTCCGGGGAGCTCCCTCTGCCGGAACAGAAGACGCCTTCCGAAAAAGCCAGGAAGGTCGCCATAATCGGCGCAGGCCCCGCGGGACTCACCTGCGCCGGCGACCTGGCCGACAGGGGTCTGGCGGTGACGATTTTCGAGGCCAGGAGCGACGCCGGCGGCATGCTCCGGTGGGGGATACCCCGCTACCGTCTTCCCCAGGACATCCTCGATTATGAAATAGATCTTATCAAGAGAAAGGGCGTCACCATCGTCGCCGGCTGCAGCATCGGTAAGGACAAGACCCTGGATGAGCTGAAGAAGGGATTTGACGCAATTTTCATCAGCGCCGGCGCCCATGGCGGCAGGAAGCTCGGCATCGAGGGAGAGGAGAAGAAGGGCGTCTCGGGCGGCGTGGATTTTCTGCGCCAGGCGGGCGAGCCGGGAAGCTGGCCCGCTGTTGAAAAGAAGGTCGTGGTCATAGGCGGCGGCAATGTCGCTGTGGACGTGGCGCGGACGGCTGTCCGCCTCGGCGCGACGCAGGTGGAGCTGGTTTCCCTGGAGCGGCGTGATCAAATGCCGGCATACCGGGAAGAGATAGAGGCGACTCTGGCTGAAGGGATCGTCATACGCAACGGCTGGGGGCCCCGCCGCATCCTCGGCGGCGATTCCGTCACAGGAATAGAATTTAAAGAGTGCCTCAGGGTCTTTGACGAAAAGGGAAGATTCAGCCCCGAATACAATGATAAGAATCTCACGATAATAGACACAACCCAGGTCATCGTGGCCATCGGCCAGATGACGGATGGGGAATTCCTCAAGCATATCGGCGCCGACGCGGAGCGGGGCTGCTTCAAGGTCGATCCCCGCACCATGGAAACGTCCCTTAAGGGAATATTCGCCGGCGGCGACAACGCCTCCGGTCCGGCCAGCGTTATCCAGGCGGTGGCTGCGGGGAAGCGAGCGGCCGAATCGATAGAGCGCTACCTGGACGGCAAGGACATGCTCTCCGACCGCTTTGAATCAACGGTGCGGCCCGTGCCTGAGGAGATGCTTCCATCCCTGAAACATATTGAAAAGAAATCCCGGGCCACGGCTGTCCATCTTCCGGCGGACGCCAGGATCGCCGGCTTTGACGAGGTTGAAGCCGCCTTTTCCGTTGAAGAGGCCCTGGCCGAAGCGGAGCGATGCCTGAACTGCGCTGTCTGCTCCGAGTGCATGGAGTGCGTCGCCGCCTGCGACAAGAAGGCCGTCGTCCACGATATGAGGGAAGAGTCTTTCGGCCTGGAGATAGGGTCCGTCATCCTGGCCCCCGGCTTCAGGGAGTTTGACGCTGAGCGGAAGGGCGAATTCGGCTACAACCGTTATTCCAATGTGCTCACCAGCGTCCAGTTCGAGCGGATGCTTTCCGCGGCCGGTCCCTACGGCGGCCACGTGGTGCGGCGGGACGACGGCAGGGAGGCGAAGCGCATAGCCTGGATCCAGTGCGTCGGCTCCCGCGACTCCAGGTGCGGCAACGAATACTGTTCCTCCATCTGCTGCATGGCCACGACGAAGCAGGCCCTGGTGGCGGACGAGCACATTGACGGCATGGAGGCGTCCATATTCTACATGGACATACGTGCCTTCGGGAAGGATTTCGACCAGTACTACGAGCGGGCCAGGGCCAGGGACAATATCGCGTACATAAAGAGCATTCCCTCTAGGGCCCTCCAGGTCCCCGGAACGGGGGACATCAGGCTCCGCTTCCTCAATGAGCGGTTCCGGCACGAGGAGCGCGATTTTGACCTGGTGGTCCTGGCCGTCGGCATGGACCCCAAGACCGATATTTCCGAAGGCATGGCGCGCCTCGGCATCGAGCTGGACCAGTCGGGTTTCTGCAAGACCAGCCGGTACGCGCCCATGGAGACGTCGCGGCCCGGCGTGTTCGTGGCCGGCGCCTTCCAGGAGCCGAAGGACATTCCGGAAACGGTGACCCAGGCGAGCGCGGCCGCGTCCCTGTCGATGGAGCTGCTGGCCGGGTCCCGCAACACCCTCATCGCGAAGAAGAAATACCCGGTAGAGCACGATACGACGGACGAGGAGCCGAGGATCGGCGTGTTCGTGTGCCACTGCGGAATCAACATAGCCTCGACCGTTGACGTGGAAAAAGTGACGAACGCCATAGCCGGCGATCCCAATGTGGTCGTCGCCTCCCACACGATGTACACCTGCTCCGATTCGAGCCTTTCGGAGATCAAGAAGCGCATCGCCGAATACCGTCTCAACCGGGTCGTGGTCGCCTCCTGCACCCCGCGGACCCACGAGCCGCTCTTCCGCGAGACATTGCGCGAGGCGGGCCTGAACCCCTACCTCTTCGAGCTGGCCAACATACGGGACCAGTGCTCGTGGGTGCATTCGTCCGATCCGGACCACGCGACCCTGAAGGCCATCGAGCTGGTGCGGATGTCCATCGCCCGGGCGGGGCTCCTGAAGCCCCTCACGGGGGAATCGATCGCGATTAACCAGAACGGCCTGGTCATCGGCGGGGGTCTCTCCGGCATGACCGCGGCGCTTTCCCTGGCGGAGCAGGGGTTCTCCGTGTCCCTGGTCGAAAAGTCGGGGAAGCTGGGGGGGCAGATGTCACTCATCCACTCCACCCTTGATTGCGACAACACCGCGGAATTCATGAATGACCTCATTCGGAGAGTAAAGGGCCACCGCAACATCGCGACCCACCTGAACTGCGAGGTCGATTCGGTCCATGGCCATATCGGCAATTTCACAGCCACGCTGACGGAGATGAAAGCCGGTAACGGCAAGGGCGTAGAAGTGTCCTGCGGGGCCGTCATTGTCGCCACCGGAGCGGAGCCGGCGCGGCCCCTTGAATATCTCTACGGCGAATCGGACAACATCCTCACCCAGCTCGAGCTGGAGCAGCTTATCCACGAAGAGCATTTCGCCCGGAACGTGAAGAACATCGTCATGATCCAGTGCGTCGGCTCGCGCAACAGGGAAACGCCCTATTGCAGCCGGGTGTGCTGTTCCATGGCGGTCAAGAATGCCCTGATACTCAAGGAGAAGAACCCCGAAGTCAATATCTATATCCTGTACCGGGACATCAGGACCTACGGATTCAGGGAAAAGCACTATCAGCGGGCGCGCAAGGCCGGCATCGTGTTTCTCCGCTACAGCGAAACCAAGCAGCCGGAAGTGTATTACGAGGAAAACATGCTCATCGTCTCCCTCACGAGCCCCGATCTTCCCGAACCGATCGAGATCGAAGCGGACAAGGTGATCCAGAGCACGGGGATCAAGGCCTCTCCCGATAACCGGCGGTTGTCGGACATGCTGAAGCTGCAGCTCAACAATGACGGTTTTTTCCTGGAAGCCCACATCAAGCTGCGCCCGGTCGATTTCGCCACGGAAGGTGTGTACCTCTGCGGACTCGCCCATTCGCCGAAAATGATCGATGAGAACATTTCCCAGGCCAGGGCCGCGGCGTCGCGCGCCGCCACGGTCCTGTCGAAGACCCATCTCGAGGTCGGGGCCCAGGTGTCGGAAGTGAACCAGGACAAGTGCATATCCTGCATGACCTGCGTCCACGCCTGTCCCTACGGGGCGCCCTTCATGAACGTCGACGGCAAGGGGGAGATCATGGCTGCGAAATGCATGGGCTGCGGCATATGCGCCTCTGAGTGCCCGGCACGGGCCATACAGCTCAATCATTTCGAGTCACGGCAGTTCAACACCATGCTGGAAAAACTGCTGGATAACTATATCGCGGATTATGCCGCTGCCGGAAAGAAAAAATGA
- a CDS encoding alpha-hydroxy-acid oxidizing protein produces the protein MPEKTLKTRTPQFKQERTIRHAPPRYRNEFAKYVIYRDEEKCALCGACAATCPQGVHVLKPGYKYFAAPRSHLCIGPRCEKKGRYCITACPRGALTIEENPMMKALGDYRWTANMILATWKMAETGEVPNEDYEFDFETGNSGGGFDRIRFRFPETPPVRVKLEDIDIGIELNRRNDGRAKIRIDVPWYGGGMSFGSVSNTTQLSKARAAVAWNTFTCTGEGGYMERMRPYDDHVITQVATGLFGVREETIQRVPIVEFKYAQGAKPGLGGHLLGDKNTPAVARMRETVVGISLFSPFPFHSVYSIEDHMKHLDWIKHMNRRCLVSTKVSTPTDVDMVAVGSYFAGTHIVHIDGGYGGTGAAPDIAKKNIAMPIEYAIPKVHNFLVAEGVREHVTLMASGGIRNPYDVAKAIAMGADGVIVGTMEMVALGCVRCGRCSAGRGCPRCIATTDKKLVRKIDLEWGTQRLINTYNAWRNELMRILRRLGLDSIKKLRGRSDLLMHLDYTNDVERKA, from the coding sequence ATTCCGGAAAAAACCCTCAAGACGCGGACTCCTCAGTTCAAGCAGGAGCGCACGATCCGTCACGCGCCGCCGCGCTATCGCAATGAATTCGCCAAATACGTCATTTACCGGGACGAGGAGAAATGCGCCCTCTGCGGCGCCTGCGCAGCGACCTGTCCCCAGGGCGTCCATGTCCTGAAGCCGGGATACAAGTATTTCGCCGCGCCCAGGAGCCATCTCTGCATCGGACCCCGGTGCGAAAAAAAGGGACGCTACTGCATCACCGCCTGCCCCCGGGGAGCCCTGACGATAGAGGAAAATCCGATGATGAAGGCCCTCGGGGACTACCGGTGGACCGCGAACATGATCCTGGCCACGTGGAAAATGGCCGAGACCGGCGAGGTCCCGAACGAGGATTACGAATTTGATTTTGAGACCGGGAACTCCGGCGGCGGTTTTGACCGCATCCGGTTCAGGTTTCCGGAAACGCCCCCGGTTCGGGTAAAACTTGAAGACATCGATATCGGCATAGAGCTGAACCGCCGCAATGACGGCCGCGCGAAAATCAGGATTGACGTCCCCTGGTACGGAGGCGGGATGTCCTTTGGCTCGGTCAGCAATACGACGCAGCTTTCCAAGGCCCGGGCCGCCGTGGCGTGGAACACCTTCACCTGCACCGGCGAGGGCGGATACATGGAGCGGATGAGGCCCTATGACGATCACGTGATCACCCAGGTCGCCACCGGCCTTTTCGGCGTGCGCGAGGAGACAATCCAGCGGGTCCCCATCGTCGAGTTCAAATACGCCCAGGGAGCGAAGCCGGGCCTCGGCGGACACCTCCTGGGGGACAAGAACACCCCGGCCGTGGCGCGGATGCGGGAAACAGTGGTGGGGATATCGCTCTTTTCCCCTTTCCCCTTCCACAGCGTCTACTCCATAGAAGACCACATGAAGCACCTCGACTGGATCAAGCACATGAACCGCCGCTGCCTCGTTTCGACGAAGGTTTCAACACCGACCGACGTGGACATGGTGGCGGTGGGGAGCTATTTCGCCGGCACCCACATCGTGCACATCGACGGCGGGTACGGCGGCACCGGCGCGGCCCCGGATATCGCCAAGAAGAACATCGCCATGCCCATCGAATACGCCATCCCCAAGGTCCATAATTTCCTTGTGGCCGAAGGTGTGCGGGAACACGTCACGCTCATGGCCAGCGGCGGCATACGCAATCCCTACGACGTGGCCAAGGCCATCGCCATGGGAGCGGACGGGGTCATCGTCGGCACCATGGAAATGGTCGCCCTCGGGTGCGTTCGGTGCGGGCGCTGCTCTGCCGGCCGCGGATGCCCCCGCTGCATCGCTACCACCGACAAGAAGCTGGTGCGGAAGATCGATCTGGAATGGGGAACCCAGCGGCTTATCAACACTTACAATGCCTGGAGGAACGAGCTCATGAGGATCCTCCGGCGGCTGGGCCTCGACAGCATCAAGAAGCTGCGGGGCCGTTCGGATCTGCTGATGCATCTAGACTATACTAATGACGTGGAGCGCAAGGCGTGA
- a CDS encoding CoB--CoM heterodisulfide reductase iron-sulfur subunit B family protein, whose product MKYAYYPGCSAESTARDQYSSTKAVAKALGIDLVEPGGWTCCGSTPAHQVNHDLALSLAAANLLKVKDRGLDMVVSCASCYSRMKIANHEIRNNPGARERVASAIGRDYDGSVPVRHFIEVLLEDLGIEALKGAITHSLGGIKVASYYGCLLVRPAEVTGFDDPENPVSMDRLVAAMGGESLEWPHKVECCGASLTLTRSDLVEILSGGIVDLAREAGADCIAVACPMCQINLDMRQGESQSPLPVLYITQLLGLCLGISHHSLGLSKLIHSPKAIAASVARR is encoded by the coding sequence ATGAAATACGCATATTACCCCGGATGTTCGGCGGAATCGACCGCCCGTGACCAGTACAGCTCGACGAAGGCGGTTGCAAAGGCCCTCGGGATCGATCTCGTTGAGCCCGGCGGATGGACCTGCTGCGGCTCCACGCCGGCGCACCAGGTAAACCACGACCTGGCTCTCTCACTTGCCGCCGCGAACCTTCTCAAGGTGAAGGATAGGGGTCTGGACATGGTCGTCAGCTGCGCCTCCTGTTACAGCAGGATGAAGATCGCCAATCATGAAATAAGGAACAATCCCGGAGCGCGGGAGCGGGTGGCCAGCGCCATCGGCCGGGACTATGACGGCTCCGTGCCGGTGCGTCATTTCATCGAGGTCCTCCTCGAGGACCTGGGGATCGAGGCCCTCAAGGGGGCCATAACCCATTCCCTCGGCGGCATAAAGGTAGCTTCATATTACGGATGCCTACTGGTCCGTCCCGCCGAGGTGACCGGCTTCGACGATCCGGAGAACCCGGTGTCCATGGATAGGCTGGTCGCCGCCATGGGCGGAGAGAGCCTGGAGTGGCCCCACAAGGTGGAATGCTGCGGCGCCTCCCTGACCCTGACTAGGTCCGACCTGGTGGAAATACTCTCCGGCGGCATCGTTGATTTGGCCCGGGAAGCCGGCGCGGACTGCATCGCCGTGGCCTGCCCCATGTGCCAGATCAACCTGGATATGCGCCAGGGCGAAAGCCAAAGCCCCCTGCCGGTCCTGTATATAACACAGCTCCTCGGATTGTGCCTTGGCATTTCCCATCACAGTCTCGGGCTGAGCAAGCTGATACATTCACCGAAGGCGATTGCGGCGTCGGTGGCGAGAAGGTAA
- a CDS encoding 4Fe-4S dicluster domain-containing protein codes for MPLRITKEKMKKELKRIVEESSDVTIDLCLQCKRCAGGCPVSVHAGSSPSEIIKQLQMGAGEELLRNEFIWMCAGCGTCFSRCPMKIDSSALMDSLKVLAERMKAEKPNGNMPLMNRILLGTMKYFGRTYDMGAMILYKIGTSTYMKDTDKVPAILRKGKIALLPPFGADRRTVKRIFAMTGADKDKGK; via the coding sequence ATGCCTTTACGAATCACGAAAGAAAAAATGAAAAAGGAGCTGAAGCGCATCGTCGAGGAATCGTCGGACGTGACCATCGACCTCTGCCTGCAGTGCAAACGGTGCGCCGGCGGATGCCCCGTATCCGTCCATGCGGGGTCCTCGCCGTCGGAGATCATCAAGCAGCTGCAGATGGGGGCCGGCGAGGAGCTCCTCCGGAATGAATTCATCTGGATGTGCGCCGGCTGCGGAACCTGCTTCAGCCGCTGTCCCATGAAAATCGACAGCTCCGCCCTCATGGACTCCCTGAAGGTCCTGGCCGAGAGGATGAAAGCCGAAAAGCCAAATGGCAACATGCCGCTGATGAACAGGATCCTGCTGGGAACGATGAAATATTTCGGCCGCACCTACGACATGGGCGCCATGATCCTTTACAAGATCGGCACATCGACCTATATGAAGGATACGGACAAGGTTCCCGCCATACTGAGAAAGGGAAAGATAGCTCTTCTTCCCCCCTTCGGGGCGGACCGCAGGACGGTGAAGCGGATATTCGCCATGACCGGCGCTGACAAGGATAAAGGAAAATGA